Proteins encoded by one window of Enterococcus saccharolyticus subsp. saccharolyticus:
- a CDS encoding cell division protein SepF — MSFLAKVSTFFGLEDEEYMEEAQASQQKPVVQQAASSSARQKNTFNPRAQTTNTKPKPKLKPKQKVKQKPSYSSEPVSSRQVLTQATESMYKEPVYTQSAQPEPEKKVVSMRQSSPKKQVKTEVASVDGASKIMIVSPRVYSEAMIIAKHVLSGESVLVNFHLIEEYQARRIVDFLTGTVYAEDGDIKRVADEIFLCTPKGTEIDGTAQSLVDSNLFEM; from the coding sequence ATGTCATTTTTAGCGAAAGTATCAACTTTTTTTGGACTAGAGGATGAAGAGTACATGGAAGAGGCACAAGCATCTCAGCAAAAGCCAGTAGTTCAACAGGCAGCTTCTAGTTCTGCTAGACAGAAAAATACATTCAACCCTAGAGCGCAAACTACAAATACTAAGCCTAAACCTAAACTAAAGCCAAAACAAAAAGTAAAACAAAAACCAAGCTATTCGTCAGAACCTGTCTCTTCACGACAAGTGCTAACACAAGCGACTGAATCAATGTATAAAGAACCTGTGTATACGCAATCAGCGCAACCAGAACCAGAAAAAAAAGTTGTGTCTATGCGTCAATCATCACCGAAAAAACAAGTGAAAACAGAAGTTGCTTCGGTTGATGGAGCAAGTAAGATTATGATTGTTTCACCACGTGTTTATTCTGAAGCGATGATTATTGCGAAGCATGTCCTGAGTGGAGAATCGGTACTTGTTAATTTTCACTTAATTGAAGAGTACCAAGCAAGGAGAATTGTTGATTTCTTGACGGGAACAGTGTACGCTGAAGACGGTGATATTAAACGAGTAGCAGATGAAATCTTTTTATGTACACCAAAAGGTACTGAAATTGATGGGACGGCTCAATCACTAGTTGACAGTAACTTATTTGAAATGTAA
- a CDS encoding DivIVA domain-containing protein produces MALTPLDIQNKSFAVKMRGYEKNEVDDFLEIVVRDYEDVTQKNRELEKALRHAEEKLEYFNELKDALNQSIIVAQDTADKVKTSASKESEVIVTSAQNKADELVTTAEKRAAALTAAAELKAKEILTEATARARQLATETNDLKSKTRVFHNNLLVMLQAQLEQVKSPEWDEILAPFSSYVQEDHEVIREVLSKELDIENTSAVNSEEEINSDDDISIVEASGKVVKVSEKN; encoded by the coding sequence ATGGCATTAACTCCATTAGATATTCAAAACAAAAGTTTCGCAGTGAAAATGCGTGGTTATGAAAAAAATGAAGTCGACGATTTTTTAGAAATTGTCGTTAGAGACTATGAAGATGTTACACAAAAAAATCGTGAGTTAGAAAAAGCATTACGTCATGCAGAAGAAAAATTAGAGTACTTCAACGAATTGAAAGATGCGTTGAATCAATCAATTATTGTTGCACAAGATACTGCTGATAAAGTAAAAACAAGTGCAAGTAAAGAATCTGAAGTTATTGTGACATCTGCGCAAAATAAAGCAGACGAATTAGTTACAACTGCAGAAAAACGTGCGGCAGCTTTAACAGCAGCAGCCGAATTAAAAGCCAAAGAAATTTTAACAGAAGCAACTGCACGTGCACGTCAGTTAGCAACTGAAACAAATGACTTGAAATCTAAAACAAGAGTCTTCCATAATAACTTATTGGTTATGTTGCAAGCACAATTAGAACAAGTAAAAAGTCCAGAATGGGATGAAATTTTGGCACCATTTTCAAGTTATGTTCAAGAAGACCACGAAGTTATTCGTGAGGTTTTATCTAAAGAACTTGACATTGAAAATACTTCTGCAGTAAACTCAGAAGAAGAAATTAACTCAGATGATGACATTTCAATTGTCGAAGCAAGTGGAAAAGTCGTAAAAGTATCTGAAAAAAATTAA
- a CDS encoding YggT family protein, with protein sequence MGKAVYIYTVLLVIYALLSWFPGGYQSSFGRFLSKICEPYLSLFDHLNLSFGPVNFNIAFAIIILQLASEALFRIILAIL encoded by the coding sequence TTGGGGAAAGCAGTTTATATTTATACTGTATTACTTGTAATTTATGCACTTTTATCGTGGTTTCCCGGAGGCTATCAATCGTCTTTTGGTCGCTTTTTATCGAAAATTTGCGAACCATATTTAAGTTTATTTGATCATTTAAATCTGTCTTTTGGACCAGTGAATTTTAATATTGCATTTGCTATCATCATTCTACAATTAGCGTCAGAAGCACTATTTCGTATTATTCTAGCGATTTTATAA
- a CDS encoding RNA-binding protein → MNANVYQHFRTDEHPFIDTVEHWIEQVTMQYAPVLTEFLDPRQAYILESLVRQTSDLKFQFFGGYEAAERTRCLIFPDYYEPTQDEFDIVLYEINYPKKFTTLSHGKILGTLIGTGVKREFFGDIISDGENWQVFIAKEVHSFVELQVTKMGNVTVRLETRDYTQILVPKDGWSEERTTVSSLRLDTVISNVFNISRQRSKQLIESGKIKVNWTETVRPDFLLDLLDIVSIRGFGRLQIQGLEGATKKEKIRLLLGVLRK, encoded by the coding sequence ATGAACGCAAATGTCTATCAGCATTTTCGAACCGATGAACACCCTTTTATTGATACCGTAGAACATTGGATTGAACAAGTAACAATGCAATATGCACCTGTGTTAACAGAATTTTTAGATCCTCGGCAAGCGTATATTTTAGAATCGCTTGTTCGTCAAACATCTGATTTGAAATTTCAATTTTTTGGTGGTTATGAAGCAGCTGAACGAACACGTTGTTTGATATTTCCCGATTATTATGAACCGACACAGGATGAATTTGATATTGTTTTATATGAAATTAATTACCCTAAAAAATTCACGACTTTAAGTCATGGAAAGATTTTGGGGACGCTTATTGGTACGGGTGTCAAACGTGAATTTTTTGGCGATATTATTTCTGATGGCGAGAATTGGCAAGTATTTATTGCTAAAGAAGTACATTCTTTTGTAGAATTACAAGTCACTAAAATGGGCAATGTCACTGTCCGTTTAGAAACACGTGATTATACACAAATTTTAGTACCAAAAGATGGTTGGTCAGAAGAACGAACGACTGTGAGTTCTTTACGACTAGATACAGTCATTTCTAATGTGTTTAATATTTCTCGTCAACGTTCGAAACAATTAATTGAGTCAGGAAAAATCAAAGTCAATTGGACAGAAACCGTGCGACCAGATTTTTTATTGGATTTGTTGGATATTGTTTCTATCCGCGGATTTGGACGATTACAAATTCAAGGATTAGAAGGCGCAACAAAAAAAGAAAAAATTCGCTTGTTGCTCGGTGTATTACGTAAATAA
- the zwf gene encoding glucose-6-phosphate dehydrogenase, translated as MNEKKVLFTIFGATGDLAQRKLYPSLFRLYRKGDLVESFAVIGTARRPWSDEVYRNIVKETIVGLNPTPEEAEAFSSHFYYQSHDVQDTEHYDTLKKLSDELDQKYQLEGNRLFYLAMSPNFFGTIVAHLKSQGMLNVTGYHRVIIEKPFGTDYETARQLNEEIATVFEEEDIYRIDHYLGKEMIQNISAIRFANSIFESLWSNRFIDNVQINIAEDLGVEERGGYYDKSGALKDMVQNHILQVLALLAMEPPVAFSEKEIRSEKIKALEAVRVYTPEEVAKNFIRGQYSAGKFDGEAIPGYKEELNVDSDSKTETFVAGKFVIDNFRWSGVPFYVRTGKRLTEKGTRINIVFKQVPVNVFKSSVGATCEQKLSPNVLTIYIQPTEGFSLSLNGKEVGPGFTMLPLSLDHRNSAEVISNTPEAYEKLMLDALNGDGTNFTHWDEVAQSWRVVDVIRQAWDQDSSDVPQYPARTMGPKEAYDLLAKDGFEWIWTPDEWYRERNLLD; from the coding sequence AATCATTTGCAGTTATTGGTACAGCTCGACGCCCTTGGAGCGATGAAGTTTATCGTAACATCGTAAAAGAAACAATTGTTGGATTAAATCCAACACCCGAAGAAGCAGAAGCATTCTCTTCTCACTTTTACTATCAATCACATGATGTTCAAGATACAGAACATTACGATACGTTGAAAAAATTATCTGATGAATTAGATCAAAAATATCAATTAGAAGGCAATCGTCTCTTTTACTTGGCAATGTCACCTAACTTTTTTGGCACTATCGTTGCTCATTTAAAATCACAAGGCATGTTAAATGTGACTGGTTACCATCGTGTCATTATTGAAAAACCTTTTGGAACGGATTACGAAACAGCTCGTCAATTAAATGAAGAAATTGCCACCGTATTTGAAGAAGAAGATATTTACCGTATCGATCATTACTTAGGAAAAGAAATGATTCAAAACATTTCAGCGATTCGTTTTGCAAATAGCATTTTTGAATCTCTATGGAGCAATCGTTTCATCGATAACGTTCAAATTAACATCGCTGAAGATTTAGGTGTAGAAGAACGTGGTGGCTATTACGATAAAAGTGGTGCATTAAAAGACATGGTACAAAACCATATCTTACAAGTTTTAGCTTTATTAGCAATGGAACCACCCGTTGCCTTCTCTGAAAAAGAAATTCGTTCAGAAAAAATTAAAGCGTTAGAAGCGGTTCGTGTGTATACACCAGAAGAAGTAGCTAAAAACTTTATCCGCGGCCAATACAGCGCAGGTAAATTCGATGGTGAAGCAATCCCTGGCTATAAAGAAGAATTAAATGTTGATTCGGATTCAAAAACAGAAACCTTTGTTGCTGGTAAATTCGTAATTGACAATTTCCGTTGGTCTGGCGTTCCTTTCTATGTTCGTACAGGGAAACGTCTAACAGAAAAAGGCACACGTATCAATATTGTTTTCAAACAAGTGCCAGTTAACGTGTTCAAGTCATCTGTTGGTGCAACATGTGAACAAAAACTTTCACCTAACGTGTTAACTATTTATATCCAGCCAACTGAAGGTTTCTCTTTATCATTAAATGGCAAAGAAGTTGGCCCAGGATTTACAATGTTACCACTAAGCCTTGATCATCGTAATAGCGCTGAAGTGATTTCAAACACTCCAGAAGCCTATGAAAAATTAATGCTTGATGCGCTAAATGGTGACGGGACAAACTTCACACACTGGGATGAAGTTGCTCAATCATGGCGTGTCGTTGACGTTATTCGTCAAGCATGGGATCAAGATTCTTCAGATGTCCCTCAATATCCAGCACGTACAATGGGTCCTAAAGAAGCCTACGATTTATTAGCAAAAGATGGTTTCGAATGGATTTGGACACCCGATGAATGGTACCGTGAACGCAATTTATTAGATTAA
- the ileS gene encoding isoleucine--tRNA ligase: protein MKMKETLHLGKTAFPMRGNLPNREGEWQKDWEEKDIYGQRQKLNEGKPSFVLHDGPPYANGNIHIGHSLNKISKDIIVRSKSMSGFRAPYVPGWDTHGLPIEQVLAKKGVKRKEMDMAEYRQKCYDYALTQVDTQRNDFKRLGVAGDWENPYITLTPDYEAAEIRVFGKMAENGYIYKGLKPIYWSPSSESSLAEAEIEYQDVKSPSIYVAFKVADGKGVLDEDTSFVIWTTTPWTLPANLGISVNPEYTYVQIKADGRKFVVAKDLLETVQQAIGWESVEVLQEISGEKLENMTGQHPFYDRTSLVMLGDHVTLDAGTGLVHTAPGHGEDDYIVSKKYGLPVISPVDNRGCFTEEAPGFEGIFYDKANSMITDLLTEKDALLKLDFFTHSYPHDWRTKKPVIYRATPQWFASIDKFRQNILDEIEKVDWIIPWGKTRLYNMIRDRGDWVISRQRAWGVPLPVFYAENGEEIITPETIEHVANLFEEHGSNIWFERDAKDLLPAGFTHPGSPNGEFTKETDIMDVWFDSGSSHEAVLRQREELTFPADMYLEGSDQYRGWFNSSITTSVAINGVAPYKAVLSQGFTLDGEGRKMSKSLGNTIAPEKVINQMGADILRLWVSSVDYEADVRVSMDILNQVSEVYRKIRNTMRFLLANTSDFDPKDSVAFDDLRSVDKYMTVRLNQVIQEIREKGYEQYNFLHIYRTVMNFLTVELSSFYLDFAKDVVYIEAEDDYQRRCMQTVFYQTAVALTKLLTPIIPHTAEEIWSHLKEDEEYVQLAEFPEYQEFPNQAELLDTWSAFMDFRDNVLKALEVARNEKLIGKSLEAKVTIYPSEPVQTLLTAVDTNLAQLLIVSPDFFEVKSAGTDVPEQAQKFEDVAILVEKAEGEVCERCRQVKNSVGSHEELPTLCSHCAEVVAKEFPEAVSEGFETK, encoded by the coding sequence ATGAAAATGAAAGAAACGCTACATCTTGGAAAAACAGCTTTTCCAATGCGTGGTAATTTGCCAAACCGTGAAGGAGAATGGCAAAAAGACTGGGAAGAAAAAGATATTTATGGACAACGTCAAAAACTAAATGAAGGAAAACCTTCGTTTGTTTTACATGATGGACCTCCTTATGCGAATGGAAATATCCACATTGGACATTCATTAAATAAAATCAGTAAAGATATTATTGTTCGTTCCAAATCAATGTCGGGTTTTCGTGCTCCTTACGTACCAGGTTGGGATACACATGGATTACCAATTGAACAAGTATTAGCTAAAAAAGGCGTTAAACGTAAAGAAATGGATATGGCTGAATACCGCCAAAAATGTTACGATTATGCGTTAACGCAAGTTGATACACAAAGAAATGATTTTAAACGTTTGGGTGTAGCTGGTGACTGGGAAAATCCATATATCACATTAACACCAGATTATGAAGCGGCTGAAATCCGCGTATTTGGTAAAATGGCTGAAAATGGTTATATCTACAAAGGATTAAAACCAATTTATTGGTCACCATCAAGTGAGTCTTCATTAGCAGAAGCGGAAATTGAATACCAAGATGTTAAATCACCATCTATTTACGTTGCCTTTAAAGTAGCAGATGGCAAAGGGGTATTAGACGAAGATACATCATTTGTTATCTGGACAACAACACCTTGGACATTGCCTGCAAACTTAGGAATTTCAGTGAATCCAGAATATACGTATGTACAAATTAAGGCAGATGGACGTAAATTTGTCGTTGCAAAAGATTTATTAGAAACTGTTCAACAAGCAATTGGTTGGGAATCAGTTGAAGTTTTACAAGAGATTTCAGGTGAAAAACTAGAAAATATGACCGGACAACATCCATTCTATGATCGTACTTCACTAGTTATGCTTGGTGATCACGTGACATTAGATGCTGGTACTGGTTTAGTTCATACTGCTCCTGGACACGGAGAAGATGACTACATTGTCAGCAAAAAATATGGGTTACCAGTTATTTCACCAGTGGATAACCGTGGTTGTTTTACCGAAGAAGCGCCAGGATTTGAAGGAATCTTCTACGATAAAGCCAACTCTATGATTACTGATTTATTAACAGAAAAAGATGCCTTGTTGAAACTTGATTTCTTCACACATAGCTATCCGCATGACTGGCGTACGAAAAAACCAGTTATCTATCGTGCGACACCACAATGGTTTGCATCAATTGATAAATTCCGTCAAAATATCTTAGACGAAATTGAAAAAGTTGACTGGATTATTCCTTGGGGGAAAACACGTTTGTATAACATGATTCGTGACCGTGGCGATTGGGTTATCTCTCGTCAACGTGCATGGGGCGTACCATTACCAGTATTTTATGCTGAAAATGGTGAAGAAATCATTACACCAGAAACGATTGAACATGTTGCCAATTTATTTGAAGAGCATGGATCAAATATCTGGTTTGAACGTGATGCCAAAGATTTACTGCCAGCAGGCTTTACTCATCCAGGTTCGCCAAATGGTGAGTTTACAAAAGAAACAGATATCATGGATGTATGGTTTGACTCAGGTTCTTCACATGAAGCAGTTCTACGTCAAAGAGAAGAGTTAACTTTCCCAGCAGATATGTACCTTGAAGGTTCTGATCAATACCGCGGTTGGTTCAACTCAAGTATTACAACAAGTGTTGCGATTAATGGTGTTGCACCTTACAAAGCTGTGTTATCTCAAGGATTTACTTTAGATGGTGAAGGTCGCAAAATGAGTAAATCTTTGGGTAATACAATTGCTCCTGAAAAAGTGATTAATCAAATGGGTGCAGACATCTTGCGTTTATGGGTAAGCAGTGTGGACTATGAAGCAGACGTACGTGTATCAATGGATATCTTAAATCAAGTATCAGAAGTGTACCGTAAAATCCGTAATACCATGCGTTTCTTATTAGCAAATACATCTGATTTTGATCCAAAAGATAGTGTGGCTTTTGATGATTTACGTTCAGTGGATAAATACATGACGGTTCGTTTAAATCAAGTGATTCAAGAAATTCGCGAAAAAGGTTATGAACAATATAATTTCCTACACATCTATCGTACGGTGATGAATTTCTTAACCGTTGAATTGTCTTCTTTCTATTTAGATTTTGCGAAAGATGTTGTTTATATCGAAGCAGAAGATGATTACCAACGTCGTTGCATGCAAACTGTGTTCTATCAAACAGCAGTTGCTTTAACAAAATTATTGACGCCAATTATTCCACATACGGCTGAAGAAATCTGGTCACACTTGAAAGAAGATGAGGAATATGTTCAATTAGCAGAATTCCCTGAATATCAAGAGTTTCCAAATCAAGCAGAGTTATTAGATACATGGTCTGCATTTATGGATTTCCGCGATAACGTCTTAAAAGCATTAGAAGTAGCTCGTAATGAAAAATTAATCGGTAAATCATTAGAAGCTAAAGTCACGATTTACCCATCAGAGCCGGTTCAAACACTTCTAACAGCAGTAGATACGAATTTAGCGCAGTTATTAATTGTTTCTCCTGATTTCTTTGAAGTGAAATCAGCAGGTACTGATGTTCCAGAACAAGCGCAAAAATTTGAAGATGTTGCAATTTTAGTTGAAAAAGCAGAAGGCGAAGTTTGCGAACGTTGTCGTCAAGTGAAGAACAGTGTGGGTTCTCATGAAGAATTACCTACATTATGCTCACATTGTGCGGAAGTAGTAGCAAAAGAATTCCCAGAAGCAGTATCAGAAGGATTTGAAACAAAATAA